TCTATTATCTTTTTTGTTTCTTCTGTTTGAATTTTTAAATTTATTATTGTGTTTGCATACTTTAGATTACCAGCCAATAGATCGCCTAATTTACTTAAAAAAACTATTAATGAATTATATTCCCTTTGAAGTTTCTTTTTTTGCTCCATATTGAAAGCTATAAGCCCTATTACCCCTAATAAGTCCTCACCATTTAATATAGGGTAACCAACTGTTGCCATTTCCGCACAGCTTCCTCTTAGACTACACCCTTTACATTTTTGACTTATGTTGGGATTGTCTATGAACTCAGGTTTTCTCTTATTAGCAATGGATTCAAATGCACAATTTTTAGGTAAACTTCGTCCTATTAAATTTTTATACTCTCCCGTAGCAGCTACCCTGTTTAAATGTATGTCTACAATGGTTACATCTACATTTAAAACTGCTGAAATAGCTTCTGCTACTTCTTGAGTTGACTTCTGGATATTAAATAAATTCATTCTATCTCCTCCGATAGATAAAGCTATTGTATGATATATATTATATCACACGAAAATCCTAAGAAAATTTATAAAACTTCCTATTGGCAAAATAAAGAAGATTAAAATTATAAATGTTTCTCAATAGTAGGTAGACCCTCTATAATATCGCAAAGCCCTTTCATTTTCCTCTTTTAAATCTTTCATAATCTGGTTTCCTTATTCTTCTAAACAGCAGAAATAGCTATATATCTTCTCTTTCCTTTTTATCTCTTTCTTTTTTTATTTCTTCTTCAAAGTATTCATCATTAGGGAAGGATTATCCATAGTAGAAAATGTAAAAGTAAGCTTATTTTTAGGATTTTAAAAACCTATATCCTGGATTTTCCATCCTCCATTTTTAGTTTCCTTTTTTAATAATACTGTATATGGCAAGACCCCATCTTCATGAACTATCATCTTTTTATATTTATAATCAGCCGTTGCTCTATAACTTAATGTATTGGAATCTTCGTTTTCTTTATCTAACTTTTTTATTTCCAATAAATTTACACTTTTAATATTATTATAATAATCCTCTGCCTTTTTATTATAAAGTTCATAATTACTCATATTAGCAGATAAATCCAAATTTATATTTGACTTTGTTCTAGCTAGACAAGCCTTTGCTCTTTTTACATTATGGGAATTTAGAGCTTCAAAATATGTCTTTATTACCCCTTCAGGACTCAGTTGTGCTATTTCTTTTTCTAGTTTGTTATCATAGTCAATATAATCTTTAATCCATTCATCCCAATCTTCATTTACTATATCTTCTAAACTCTTCCTATTAAGAGAACAAGCAAAAGACTCATGTCTCCCAGCGTCTATATATGCCCCTATAATCTTTCCATCTTTTTTTAATACAATACCCCTTGCATTAAGCATTGGTTTCATATATTCAGGAAGTGGTTCTCTTAATGTGTAAATTTCTGCCACTACGGTATCGCCTAAATATTTGCTAAAATCAAATCCTATACTTTTAGACAATTCATTATTATAGGCCCAATATATTTTTATAGGATGTTCCCCTGCTTCGTGTTTCAAATCAGAGGGTAATTTTTCTTTTATAGTATTTACTCTATAATCAATAGTCCAATTATATTTTTTGAATAATTCAACCACTTCGCTGTTAATATTAGTTTCATATTTCCCATATTCAATTAAGTCTAAAATATATCTAAAAAAATCGTACTTTGGCTCTAGTTTTTCTCCATCCATTTCTATAAAACCTATTTCATATAAGGTGTCAAAAGTAAATTTAATTTCACTTTTTTCATTATCAATATCAGTAAGGATTAGTTTATTATCTTTATAAGCCATGTCCCTTATATTGTTCATTTTTTCATCATCCTGGATTGGTTGACTTTCGTCTAGCATACCTACAATATCATTTATCATTTTTTTATCTGTAATAGATATAGGCCCTTTATTGTCGAAATAATTATTATCCTCATTAAATATTATTTCTATATTTTTAATATTATTTGTGTCCTGGCTTTCTAAATTATCCTCCTGAACAAAAACATTATAAAATTCCTTAAAACGTTTCTTGTTCTTAGCTATATGCAAAGTTTTATGTCCCATTACTGATACTATTATACTATCAGCTTGTTCCCTGTTTATACTTGATACAACTATATTCCCTTTGCCATCATCTATAGCATATTTAATATAGTCTAAATTATCTATAAGCGGGAACAAAATCAATGATTGTGATCTCCATACATCATCTGCAAAGATTTCTTCCTTTTCACCAATAATTTTTATTAAACTGCTGTACCCATTATCTTTTAACCTACAGATTAATATCTCATCTTTAGATATATTTATAGGCATGAAATCAAATTCATTTCCCTTTGTTAACTTTCTTACTTGGGAATTTTTTAAGTCATATTCATAAATATTATGGGGTTGATTTTCCCAGTCTTTATATGCTTGATTAAAATCAGTTATACTGTGAGGATCTATAGCCTTAGTAGCTGAATATAATAATTTATCCCCATCCAAAGTAAAACTAGGAGTCATAGCCACCAAGTCCTTTTCCATAATATTGATAATCTCGTAGGATTTATCCTTATTGATATTAAATAAAACTACTTCTTTGTTCATAAACCTTTCCCTAAATCCACCCTTAATTATAGCAATTAAATTACTGTCCTTAGGATTTATAGCTACATTACTAACAAAGGGCAATACAACTAAACCTTCATCACCTTCTCCATATGTCATTTCTTCAGTTCCATATATATCAGTAAAATCTATATGGATTTTTTCTTTTGTATCATATAGTCCTATGCCTATCCCATCTGCACTTAGTGAACCTGAAGCAAATTTCTCCATAATAAAAATATATCTTCCGTCTTCAGTTATTTTAGATATAATAGGACTATATCCCAGCTTATCATCTGTAAACTTTCTGCCTTCTACTATTGTATTTATTTTAAATTGACCGTTCTTTTCTAGTATTATTTCTACGATCCCAGTATTATAGGCATATTTATCATTGTCAACAGTCCATTTAGATATTCTATTGCCATAAATACTTCCGTCCTTAGAAACCTTAAAATTTTCATAGTAATATTCATCTATATAATCCTCTGAACTTTGAATCCCTTTTTTAGGTTTCATATCATGTATAGTAAAACCTGCTTTCTCTGTAGAATAGATTATAGTATCTTCATCTATCCAATCATAGGATACTATTTCCTTAGCTAATTTGTCTAAATTTCCATTTTCAAAATCATATACATATAGATCTGTTCCATGAGTATAGGCTATATACATCCCTGTTTTCGAAATAATAGGATAACTAAATTCTTTTCCCTCATGTACTCTAAATTCCTCTCCATTATCTAAATATGAATAATACAATCCATCTTCTTTAATATATACCACAAAGGAATTGTTTTCATCTACAGCCTTAGCTGGCATAATATTGCAGGCTATAGTAAATCCAAAAGATATTATTAAAATTGTTACAAATAGAGAAATAATAATCCTTTTCTTGGAACTCTTTTTTAAAAAACAGCATATTTTCAAGTCTAGATTTTAATTCCTCACCACTTGAACTCATGGCAGTGGTTAAAGTATATTTTCTATCTTCTATTTTCATTTCCTTTACTACTTTTTCATCAATTGAGCATTCACAATAATTATCCATATCCCTTAATAATAGATAAACTATTGGATTAAACCAATGAATTATATTTACGAAAAATCCAAAGGCTTTTATTATAATATCTTTTCTCTTATAATGATTTAATTCATGTAAGAATATCATTTTTAGGCTATTCTTATCTTCATTTGTATTGGGAATCAGTATCATAGGATTAAATATTCCTATTAACATAGGAGAACCAATATATTGGCAGTATTTTAATTTTATATTGCTATTTATATTTAATTCATTTTTACATTGATTAAATAATTCTAGAATTTCAATATCTTCTACCTTTATACTATTTTTTAAAACAGTAGATTTGAATTTTATATATGGAATGATT
This portion of the Keratinibaculum paraultunense genome encodes:
- a CDS encoding M56 family metallopeptidase, which gives rise to MGILKTVSSMSIIGSILFLIFQIIKPLTKKNFNASWYYRVSIIILIFFILPIGSFISFPRISNDFVTEVSQIDIGKIGDSEIGTKVEDMDHIPDTRDTDENFVQEDYKYKMQSEKSPIVETKENNHIKKYFDNYSYEDIILYIWLIGMIILFLSKIIPYIKFKSTVLKNSIKVEDIEILELFNQCKNELNINSNIKLKYCQYIGSPMLIGIFNPMILIPNTNEDKNSLKMIFLHELNHYKRKDIIIKAFGFFVNIIHWFNPIVYLLLRDMDNYCECSIDEKVVKEMKIEDRKYTLTTAMSSSGEELKSRLENMLFFKKEFQEKDYYFSICNNFNNIFWIYYSLQYYAS
- a CDS encoding DUF4829 domain-containing protein, translating into MPAKAVDENNSFVVYIKEDGLYYSYLDNGEEFRVHEGKEFSYPIISKTGMYIAYTHGTDLYVYDFENGNLDKLAKEIVSYDWIDEDTIIYSTEKAGFTIHDMKPKKGIQSSEDYIDEYYYENFKVSKDGSIYGNRISKWTVDNDKYAYNTGIVEIILEKNGQFKINTIVEGRKFTDDKLGYSPIISKITEDGRYIFIMEKFASGSLSADGIGIGLYDTKEKIHIDFTDIYGTEEMTYGEGDEGLVVLPFVSNVAINPKDSNLIAIIKGGFRERFMNKEVVLFNINKDKSYEIINIMEKDLVAMTPSFTLDGDKLLYSATKAIDPHSITDFNQAYKDWENQPHNIYEYDLKNSQVRKLTKGNEFDFMPINISKDEILICRLKDNGYSSLIKIIGEKEEIFADDVWRSQSLILFPLIDNLDYIKYAIDDGKGNIVVSSINREQADSIIVSVMGHKTLHIAKNKKRFKEFYNVFVQEDNLESQDTNNIKNIEIIFNEDNNYFDNKGPISITDKKMINDIVGMLDESQPIQDDEKMNNIRDMAYKDNKLILTDIDNEKSEIKFTFDTLYEIGFIEMDGEKLEPKYDFFRYILDLIEYGKYETNINSEVVELFKKYNWTIDYRVNTIKEKLPSDLKHEAGEHPIKIYWAYNNELSKSIGFDFSKYLGDTVVAEIYTLREPLPEYMKPMLNARGIVLKKDGKIIGAYIDAGRHESFACSLNRKSLEDIVNEDWDEWIKDYIDYDNKLEKEIAQLSPEGVIKTYFEALNSHNVKRAKACLARTKSNINLDLSANMSNYELYNKKAEDYYNNIKSVNLLEIKKLDKENEDSNTLSYRATADYKYKKMIVHEDGVLPYTVLLKKETKNGGWKIQDIGF